The sequence below is a genomic window from Desulfomicrobium macestii.
CAACCGGGGCAAGAAGGCGAGCATGTTTTTTCACGCCGTGAAGCTGATCTTTCTCTGTGAGCTTCTCGGGGGCGAGGCCAGGGGCAGCATGGAAACCCTTGAGGTCGATTTTTTCGATTTCGACAATCTGCCGCCCCTGTCCGAACAACGCACCAACCAACGCCATCTGGAGGAGATCCGCGCCCACCTGCGTGATCCCCTGCGGCCGGCTGCATTTGATTGATATGCACGAATCCGACTGTACATTGCCTATCGGCGTTTTCGATTCCGGCATCGGGGGCCTGACCGTTTTGCGGGCCCTGACCGAGGCCCTGCCACGGGAGAGTTTTCTCTATCTGGGCGACACGGCGCGCCTGCCTTACGGCACCAAGAGCGCCAAATCCGTGATTCGCTACGTGCTGCAGACCACGGCCCTCTTGAAGGCTCGGGGCGTCAAGCTGCTGGTCATCGCCTGCAACACGGCCACGGGCGTGTCCCTGGAGGCGTTGCAGGAGGCGTATCCGGAGCTGCCTGTCGTCGGGGTCATCCGCCCCGGCGCGGAAGCGGCCTGCCGTTCGAGCCGAAACGGCAGGATCGGTGTCATCGGCACGGAGAGCACCATCAACGCCCGCGGCTATGAACGCGAAATCCTGCGCATCCGCCCCGATGCGAAGGTTTTTGCCCAGCCCTGTCCGCTCTTTGTGCCCCTGGCCGAAGAGGGATGGTGCGAAGGCCAGATCGCAAGCCTCGTGGCCGAGCGCTACCTCGGCACCATGGTCAGGGACACGGGTATTGACACGCTGGTTCTGGGCTGTACTCATTTCCCCGTCCTGGCCGGCGCGATCCAGAGCGTGGTGGGAGACAACGTGCGCCTGGTCGACTCCGCCCGGACCACGGCGGAATTCGTGCAGGAGATGCTTGAGCGCCGGGACATCTGCTCCACTACCACGGAACGCAGCCTGACTTTTCTGGCCACGGACGGCGCCAGACGCTTCGCCAGGGTCGGCGGGGTGTTCATGCACCATCCGCTGGATCCTTTAGACGTGGAGATCGTGGATCTCTGATGTGCGCCCTGCTGGCAGTGGACGCCGGGGTGCGTACGGGTCTGGCTCTTCTGGACCGTGAAGGGCGCCTGCTGTGGTGCCGGTCGCACAATCTCGGTTCCACGGCGAGGCTCAAAAAAGCCGCCGCCCGCGTGCTTTTTGAATTGCCCCAATTGGAGTTTCTGGTAGTGGAAGGGGGCGGGCAGACGGCAGGCATCTGGGAGCACGCGGCAGCCAAAAGAAACCTGCCCTGTCGGATCGTCCAGGCGCAGGATTGGCGGGAGCAGTTTCTGCTTCCCCGGCAGCGTGTCAGCGGACAGAAGGCAAAGGCGGCGGCCTGCGCCCTGGTGGGAACGATTTTACGCCGCGAAGGCTGGTCTTCGCCGACAACACCAGGTCACGATGCCGCCGAAGCCGCGCTCGTCGGACTGTGGGCAGCGGTTCAACTCGGGTGGCGGGCAATGCCCGCGCTCAAATAATTCAGACGGACAACATGGACAAACTCAGTTTTGATCTTCCCGGGATCAGCCCGGTAGGTCTTGACCTTATTTCACTGTTGAACAAGCCGCAGACCACGGTCAAACAGATCGCGGCCCAGGCCAAGCTTGACCCGGTCATTTTCGGCAACATCATCGCGTGCGCAAACTCGCCCATGTATCACGATGCCAACAATTCCGTCGACATCCTGACCTCCCTGGTCCGGCTGGGCAACCGGGAGATCAAGCGTATCGTGTACCAGGTCGTGCTCAGATCGGCTTTTTTTCATGAATCCTCGGAACTCAACGCCATTCTGCACCGGATCTGGCAGCAGAGCCTGACCGCCAACGTGTTCATGCAGAAATTCGTATCCTCCGTTCCGGACGCCTATGCCCTTGATGCCGAGGGGCTGGAATGCCTGGAATGTCTCGGGCTCATCCACAACATCGGCTATGTGGTGCTGCTGGTCAATTTTCAGGATCGCTTCCTTGAGTTCTTCAGTCGCGACACCGAACTGGAACTGCCCGTTTTCTTCGAGAATGAGCGCGACTGGTTTGACGGTTTCGACCATTTTTCGGCGGGCCACGCGGTGTTGGAAGCCTGGGGCTTTCCGCAATCCATCCGCGAGGTCGTAGCCCAATACGGTCTCCCGAACGAAGCGTTCAACGGCCGTTATCCCGAGCTGCACAGCCTGCTTCGCTTGTCCAGGCACGTGATCATGATGACGGAATCCAATTTCCATCCCAGGAAGCCCGCTGATTTCTGGTTGAACGGAACGGAACTGCCGGCGACGGAAGTCGATTACGAGCAGATCATCGAAGACGTGCGTCAGTGTGTCCAGAGCATCGAGGGGTCGTTGACATGATGCCCGGTCAGAATGAATTCAGGACACGGCTGCGTTGCAGGAATTGCCACGGCACGCTGCAGGTCCGCCGCACCTGACGGGCCGTGGAATTGCGCTGCAGGTCTTGCGGCGCCACCTTTGGATTGCAGGAGTTCGGAACCAACCTTGACGACCTCCTGGAAGAGTATCTGGCCAATTTTCCCTGCGACAGGGTCTAGGCCCTGCATTCGTAACGAACCGGCTCCCGCGCAGGGGCCGGGAACAACATTTTGCGCACAGGATTTTTTTAAACCCCATGACTTCAGTTATCATTCCCCGATCAGAACATTCCGTTTCCCGCCAAAACATCCATCCCGATGCGCTCAAGGTCATGTACCGTCTGGTGCGCAAGGGTTTTACCGCCTACCTGGTGGGTGGCGGAGTCCGCGACCTGTTGCTGGGACGCACGCCCAAGGATTTTGACGTCAGCACCAACGCAACGCCGAGCCAGATCAAGAAGATCTTCCAGAACTGCTTTCTGATCGGACGGCGCTTTCGGCTGGCTCACATCCGGTTCGACGATCACGTCATCGAGACCTCGACCTTCCGGCGTTGTCCGGATCAGGAAGAGGAGAACGGCGATGAAGATTTGTACATGTTTCGCGACAACTGCTACGGCACGCCCGAAGAGGACGCCCTGCGCCGCGATTTCACCATCAACGGCCTGTTCTACGAGGTCGAGCGCTTTTCCATCATCGACCATGTCGGTGGCCTGAGCGACATCGAGAACCGGCTCATCCGCTGCATCGGCGATCCCAACATCCGCTTTCGGGAAGATCCGGTGCGCATGATCCGGGCCGTGCGCTTTGCCGCGCGTCTTGATTTCCACATCGAGCCCGCGACCTACAACGCCATCATGCGCCACCATGAGGAGATCCTCAAAGCCTCGCCGCCCCGGGTCTTCGAGGAATTGCAGAAGCTCTTCGCCTACGGCGCCGGAGAGAAGGCCTTTCGCCTGCTCTACAAGACCGGCCTCCTGCACAACCTGTTGCCGGAGATCGCGGATTTTCTCGATCACGACCACGGCCAGGATTCCTCGCTCTGGGCCTGGCTGGAACATATGGACAGCCGTATCAGGACCGTGGGCAAGGTCGAGCCGGTGCTGGTCTTCGCGGCCCTTTTCTCCGCCCCGGTGCAGCGCATCATGGCCAGATACGCGGCCGAAGGCGAGCGAGTGATCCATGGCGCGCTGCTGGAGGATCTTTTGCAGCCCATCTGCACGCGCATGAGCATGCCCAAGTGGATGTGCGCGCGCATGATCCAGATCATGGCCAACCAGACCCGTTTCGAGCCGGACAAGCGCAAGCGCTTTTCCAAGCGCGGGTTCGTGGCTCATGAGTGTTTTCCGGAAACCCTGGCCCTCTATCAGCTTGGCCTGCTGGTATCCGGTGCGGATCTTGGACCGGCGGAAATGTGGAGCAGCCTGCGCAGCGAAATGGAAGCCGAAAATCCCCAGGCCTTGCGCACGGATCCCCGGGGTCAGCAGGGGCGTCCGCCGCGCAAGCGACCGCCGCGCAGACGACGCAGATGATCTCCCGCGAAATCCTGCCGACTTTTCCCACCTGCCCGGGCGTGTATCTGATGAAGAACGCCGCGGGCAGAATCGTTTATGTGGGCAAGGCCAAGCACCTGCGCCGCCGACTGGCCTCCTATTTTCAGCCCGAGCACCGTCTGCCGCCCAAGGTGCGGATCATGATGCCGAAAGTCGAGAGCATCGATTTTTTGTGCACGGCCACGGAAAAGGAGGCCTTGCTGCTTGAGGCGAGCCTGATCAAGAAGCATCGTCCCAAATACAACATCGTGCTGCGCGACGACAAGGAATACGTCCTTTTCTGCCTGTCCCGGAATCATCCGTATCCGGCCCTGCGTTTGACCCGCAAGGTGCTGCGCGACGGGTCCGTGTTTTTCGGTCCTTTCACTTCGGCCCTTGGCGCGCGTGAAACCAAGCGGATCATCGATCGCCTTTTTCCGCTGCGCAAATGCCGGGACACGGTCTTTGCCAATCGCACCCGGCCCTGCCTGCAGTACCACATCGGGCGCTGTCTCGGGCCGTGCTGCCTCCCTGTTTCCGAAGAGGACTATCGGCAGGTCGTGCGCAGGGTCGAGCTTTTTCTGTCCGGAAAGTCCGATGAGCTGATGGCCGGTCTGCATGCCCAGATGATGCGCCTGTCCGACGCCCTTGATTTCGAGGGTGCGGCCCGACTGCGCGACAGCATCCGCGCCCTGCGCGAAACCGTGGAACGCCAGGCTGCGGTGCTCTCCGACGGGCGCGATCTGGACGTCATCGGCGTGCACGGCAACGAAAACGGCGCGGGGTTGGCCATTGTCTTCGTGCGCCAGGGCCGCATCATCGACGGCCAGAGCTTCTGGTTTGCGGACACGGCGGTGGAGACGCCGGAAGATCAGACCCGCCTGACGGATTCGTTCGTCATGCAGTACTACACGCCGGAACGCTTCATTCCGGCCCGTATCATCACCGCTTTTGGCAGCCTGGACCCGGCTCTGGAAGACGCCCTGGCCGACATGCGCGGAGGCAAGGTCGGCCTGGCCAAGGCTCGCGGGGACCAGGAACGGCGGCTCATCGACATCGCCTCGGCCAACGCCAAGGCCCAGGCGATCCGGCAGCGACGCATCACGACGACTCCAGCCGAGCTGGCCCGCGTCCTGGGCATGGAAGGGGAGGTGGAGCGGATCGAGTGCGTGGACGCCTCGCACATCCAGGGCGAGGGCATGCGCGTGGGCATGGTCGTCTTCGTTGACGGCCGCGAGGAGAAGAGCGCCTACCGCACGTATTCCTTTCCGGAACTGGAGGGCACCGCCGATGACTATCTGGCCCTGGCCTCGTTTGTCGCCCGCCGTCTCAAGTCCGGCCCGCCCTGGCCGGACCTGCTCCTGATCGACGGCGGCAAGGGGCAGCTTGCCAGCGTGGAGCGGGCCCTGGCCGAAAACGGGGCGACGGACATTCCCCTGGCCGCCATCGCCAAGGGCGAAAGTCGCCGGGCCGGGGAGCTTGGCGACGTCATATTCCGCCCGGGCCGCAAGAACCCCCTTGCCCTTCGGCCCGGAAGCCCGGAGATGCTGTTTTTGCAGCACGTCCGCGACACCGCGCATCGCTACATCATCTCCCGCCTGCGCCGACACAAGCGCGCCGCGCAACTCTCCTCGGAACTTGACAGGCTCCCGGGAGTCGGTCCCAAAACCGCCCGTCTCCTCTGGGAGCATTTCGACTCGGCCCTTGCCATGACCAAGGCCGGGGTCGAAGAGCTGGCTGCCTTGCCCGGCCTTGGTCCCAAGAAGGCCGAGGCGTTGCATGCCGCTCTGAAGTCCCTGATCAAAGCGGACTAGAATTCTTTCTTTCTGCACAAAATCGCCCGTCACGTCTGCATCCATCTCCTTCGCTTTGCATTCTTTTCACAATGCCCGTCTGACTTTCGTATTTTTTGATGTATTTCAGACTTCACAAGTCCGATTTATTTTGCACAATGAATCATGTGGTTGCCTGGAATGCATTTTATGATACAGAATTGTCTGAAATAGATTTCTTGTTGGATTTGCACTTCAGACTTCATGGAGGGACTATGAACCAGACGTTATGGAAGGCAGTCCTTTGCGGCGCTCTTGCCGTTTGTCTCTGGCCCCTGGGAGCTTTCGCCCAGTTGGCAAGCGACGACAGCGAAGCGCCGGGCCGGGCGCTGGCACGGCAGACCGTCAAAAATGACGCCCAGAAATGGATCACGGCAGACCATTCCCAACATCCCATCCTGAAACAGGAATTCACGCGCCCCGAGGATGTGACCAAGGCCTGCCTGACCTGTCACAACCAGGCCGCCATGCAGCTGCACAAAACCATCCACTGGACCTGGAAGGACCCGGCCGATCCCAGCGGTGACACGGGCAAGGGCGGCATTTCGGTCAACAATTTCTGCATCAGCGTGGGTTCCAACGAGCCGCGCTGCACTTCCTGTCATATCGGATACGGATGGAAGGACAAGAACTTCGATTTCAGCAAGGCCGAACTGGTGGACTGTCTCGTCTGCCACGAACAGACCGGCACCTACAAGAAATTCCCGACCAAGGCCGGCTATCCCGTGACCAACGCGGCCATGTTCGACGGCAAGACGGAGTTCCTGCCTCCGGATTACAACGCGGTGGCCCAATCAGTGGGGCGCCCGGGCCGCGACAACTGCGGGACCTGCCATTTCTACGGGGGCGGCGGCGATGCGGTGAAGCACGGCGACCTGGACTCGTCCATGGCCATGCCCAACAAGCAGCTCGACGTGCACATGGGCACTGACGGGCAGAATTTCGACTGCAGCCGCTGTCATACCACCAACGCGCACAACATCGCCGGCCGCATCTATGCCACTCCGGCCTCCACGGAACGCAAGAGCCTCCTGGAGGACGACCTGATGCCCAAGATCATGTGCGAATCCTGTCACGGCACCCAGCCGCACAAGACGAACCAGAAGGCCAATGACCACACCGACAAGGTTTCCTGTCAGGCGTGTCACATCCCGACGTATGCCCGCATCAACGCGACCAAGATGCATTGGGACTGGTCCGTGGCCGGCGACAAGAAGCGCGAAGTGAAGAAGGACGAGTTCGGCAAGCCCGATTATGATGCCAAGAAGGGTTCCTTCATATGGGGCAAGAACATGGTCCCGCGCTACGAATGGTTCAACGGCTCCATCCGGGGCACCACGGCCCGGGATGTCATCGATCCGTCCTCAACGGTGCGCGTCTCCTGGCCCATCGGCGACATAAACGATCCCAATTCGCGCATCTTTCCCTTCAAGGTGCACACCGGCAAGACTCCTTACGACAAGGTCAACAAGACCATGGTCATCCCCAAGCTTTTCGGGCCCAAGGGCTCGGGCGCATACTGGGCCGACTTTGACTGGAACAGGGCCATCGCGGTCGGACAGGAATACAACGAGCTTCCATACAGCGGCGAATACGATTTCGTGGATACGGAATACGTCTTCCCCATTACTCACATGGTGGCGCCCAAGGAACAGGCCGTGGCCTGCGTGGAATGTCATTCCAAAGGCGGCCGGCTCGACCACCTCGAAGGCTTTTACATGCCTGGCCGCGATTCGGTGCAGCTGCTGAACATGGGCGGCTGGGCCCTGGTCGCGGCATCGGCCCTGGGTGTCGCCCTGCACGGACTGGGGCGTTTCTTGAGCAGCGTCGGACGTCGCAAGGAGTAATGACATGAGCGCAAAAAAGAAAATCTATCTGTACACGCGGTTCGAGCGATTCTGGCACTGGGTGCAGTCCCTGCTCATCTTCCTGCTCCTTTTGACCGGCTTCGAGGTCCATGGCAGCTTCAGCCTCTTCGGTTTCCAGAAAGCGGTCGAGTACCACAACTTCCTGGGCCTGACCTGGGTCATCCTGTTCATCTTCATCGTTTTCTGGGTCGTGACCACGGGTGAATGGCGGCAGTACATTCCGACCACCAAGAAGCTCTTCGAGGTTATCGGCTACTACTCCTCGGGCATC
It includes:
- the pcnB gene encoding polynucleotide adenylyltransferase PcnB; translated protein: MTSVIIPRSEHSVSRQNIHPDALKVMYRLVRKGFTAYLVGGGVRDLLLGRTPKDFDVSTNATPSQIKKIFQNCFLIGRRFRLAHIRFDDHVIETSTFRRCPDQEEENGDEDLYMFRDNCYGTPEEDALRRDFTINGLFYEVERFSIIDHVGGLSDIENRLIRCIGDPNIRFREDPVRMIRAVRFAARLDFHIEPATYNAIMRHHEEILKASPPRVFEELQKLFAYGAGEKAFRLLYKTGLLHNLLPEIADFLDHDHGQDSSLWAWLEHMDSRIRTVGKVEPVLVFAALFSAPVQRIMARYAAEGERVIHGALLEDLLQPICTRMSMPKWMCARMIQIMANQTRFEPDKRKRFSKRGFVAHECFPETLALYQLGLLVSGADLGPAEMWSSLRSEMEAENPQALRTDPRGQQGRPPRKRPPRRRRR
- the uvrC gene encoding excinuclease ABC subunit UvrC, coding for MISREILPTFPTCPGVYLMKNAAGRIVYVGKAKHLRRRLASYFQPEHRLPPKVRIMMPKVESIDFLCTATEKEALLLEASLIKKHRPKYNIVLRDDKEYVLFCLSRNHPYPALRLTRKVLRDGSVFFGPFTSALGARETKRIIDRLFPLRKCRDTVFANRTRPCLQYHIGRCLGPCCLPVSEEDYRQVVRRVELFLSGKSDELMAGLHAQMMRLSDALDFEGAARLRDSIRALRETVERQAAVLSDGRDLDVIGVHGNENGAGLAIVFVRQGRIIDGQSFWFADTAVETPEDQTRLTDSFVMQYYTPERFIPARIITAFGSLDPALEDALADMRGGKVGLAKARGDQERRLIDIASANAKAQAIRQRRITTTPAELARVLGMEGEVERIECVDASHIQGEGMRVGMVVFVDGREEKSAYRTYSFPELEGTADDYLALASFVARRLKSGPPWPDLLLIDGGKGQLASVERALAENGATDIPLAAIAKGESRRAGELGDVIFRPGRKNPLALRPGSPEMLFLQHVRDTAHRYIISRLRRHKRAAQLSSELDRLPGVGPKTARLLWEHFDSALAMTKAGVEELAALPGLGPKKAEALHAALKSLIKAD
- the murI gene encoding glutamate racemase; the encoded protein is MHESDCTLPIGVFDSGIGGLTVLRALTEALPRESFLYLGDTARLPYGTKSAKSVIRYVLQTTALLKARGVKLLVIACNTATGVSLEALQEAYPELPVVGVIRPGAEAACRSSRNGRIGVIGTESTINARGYEREILRIRPDAKVFAQPCPLFVPLAEEGWCEGQIASLVAERYLGTMVRDTGIDTLVLGCTHFPVLAGAIQSVVGDNVRLVDSARTTAEFVQEMLERRDICSTTTERSLTFLATDGARRFARVGGVFMHHPLDPLDVEIVDL
- a CDS encoding HDOD domain-containing protein encodes the protein MDKLSFDLPGISPVGLDLISLLNKPQTTVKQIAAQAKLDPVIFGNIIACANSPMYHDANNSVDILTSLVRLGNREIKRIVYQVVLRSAFFHESSELNAILHRIWQQSLTANVFMQKFVSSVPDAYALDAEGLECLECLGLIHNIGYVVLLVNFQDRFLEFFSRDTELELPVFFENERDWFDGFDHFSAGHAVLEAWGFPQSIREVVAQYGLPNEAFNGRYPELHSLLRLSRHVIMMTESNFHPRKPADFWLNGTELPATEVDYEQIIEDVRQCVQSIEGSLT
- a CDS encoding tetrathionate reductase family octaheme c-type cytochrome; protein product: MNQTLWKAVLCGALAVCLWPLGAFAQLASDDSEAPGRALARQTVKNDAQKWITADHSQHPILKQEFTRPEDVTKACLTCHNQAAMQLHKTIHWTWKDPADPSGDTGKGGISVNNFCISVGSNEPRCTSCHIGYGWKDKNFDFSKAELVDCLVCHEQTGTYKKFPTKAGYPVTNAAMFDGKTEFLPPDYNAVAQSVGRPGRDNCGTCHFYGGGGDAVKHGDLDSSMAMPNKQLDVHMGTDGQNFDCSRCHTTNAHNIAGRIYATPASTERKSLLEDDLMPKIMCESCHGTQPHKTNQKANDHTDKVSCQACHIPTYARINATKMHWDWSVAGDKKREVKKDEFGKPDYDAKKGSFIWGKNMVPRYEWFNGSIRGTTARDVIDPSSTVRVSWPIGDINDPNSRIFPFKVHTGKTPYDKVNKTMVIPKLFGPKGSGAYWADFDWNRAIAVGQEYNELPYSGEYDFVDTEYVFPITHMVAPKEQAVACVECHSKGGRLDHLEGFYMPGRDSVQLLNMGGWALVAASALGVALHGLGRFLSSVGRRKE
- a CDS encoding dual CXXC motif small (seleno)protein, whose amino-acid sequence is MPGQNEFRTRLRCRNCHGTLQVRRTURAVELRCRSCGATFGLQEFGTNLDDLLEEYLANFPCDRV